The Stenotrophomonas sp. BIO128-Bstrain region TCGACCCGCTGGTGTTCCTCGAAGCGCTGGCCGAAACCGAGGTCGTGCATCGCGAGGGCGACCGCTGGGAGTGGATCGCCGACAGCTACCCGGCCAACGCGGTCAGCCTGCGCTCGGTCGCCGACGGCAACTTCGTGGTGGTGGACCGCAGCGACGGCAAGCAGCAGATCATCGCCGAGGTGGATTACTCCGCCGCCGCGCTGACGCTGTACGAAGGTGCCATCCACATGGTGCAGTCCACGCCCTACCAGGTGGAGCGGCTGGACTGGGAAGGCCGCAAGGCCTATGTCACGCGTACCCACGTGGACTACTACACCGACAGCATCGACTTCACCAAGCTCAAGGTGCTGGACCGCTTCGATGGCTGCATTGCCGGGCGCGGCGATTCGCACCACGGCGAAGTGCACGTGGTGCGCCGCGTGGCCGGCTACAAGAAGATCCGCTACTACACCCATGAAAACATCGGCTACGGCCCGGTCAACCTGCCCGACCAGGAGCTGCACACCACGGCGGTGTGGTGGCAGTTGCCGCAGGCGCTGCTGCTGACCGCGTTCGACAGCAAGCAGGAAGCGCTGGACGGCTTCCTCGGCGCGGCGTATGCGCTGCACATCGTCGCCACGGTGGCGGTGATGGCCGATGCGCGCGACCTGCAGAAGGCGGTCGGCAATGGCGATGGCGCGTGGTTCGCGGTGGCCGACCAGAGTGGCCGCGGGCAGCTGCGGGGCGCCGAGTTCGATGCCAGCGCGATCGAGCTGCAGCAGCAGTTCGTGCCGACGGTGTATCTGTACGACAACTTCCCCGGCGGTGTGGGCCTGAGCGAGCCGCTGTGGCTGCGCCAGGCGGAGCTGCTGCTGCGCGCGCGCGAGCTGGTGCAGGGCTGCGACTGCAAGGCCGGCTGCCCCGCCTGCGTGGGGCCGGTCCTGGCCGGCCAGGAAGACGATGCCACCACGCCCAAGGCACTGGCCCTGAAGGTGCTGGCGCTGTTCGACAGCGCGGCGTTGCCGTCTGCCGCCGAGCGTGAGCGCCAGAGCGCCGAGATGGTCGCCCCGTGAGCCTGAGCCTGGACAAGCTGCGCCTGCTGCGCCGGCAGGCCGGTGATGCAACGCCCGCGCCGGCCCGTGATCCGTCCATCGCCACTGCGGGCCGATCCGATGCGGGTGACACCATCGCTACCGGCGGCGCCGCCCCCGCGCCCCTCCCGGCCGCCGCCAACGACGCGCGCGCGCGCACGCCCGCGCCCGCCTCCGTGTTCGGCTGGGTGGAGCAGGAAATCCGCCACAAGCCCACCGGTGAGGCCGCACGCCATACCGCACCGGCAGCGCCTGCCCTCCCGGCGCCCGCGCTGCGCAAGCCCGAGATCGGTGGCCTGCGCCGGCTGCTCGGCCTGCGCGAGCGGAGCCTCAGCACCGCCCACCCGCGTGAGGACGCCAAGGACCGCCATGTACCGGGCGAGGAGATCGCGCCGGGCCTGTTCCTGATCGAGTCGTTCGTCGCCCAGGCCATTCCCACCGAGCCCTTGTCGCTCGCCTTCGCCAAGCGCGAGGGCGAACAGGTGCAGCCACAGGACCTGCTGTTCTTCGATACCGAAACCACTGGCCTGGCCGGCGGTACCGGCACCCGCGCCTTCATGATCGGCGCCGCGGACTGGCACGCCCATCCCGAGCGCGGCGATGGCCTGCGCATCCGCCAGCTGCTGATGACCACGATGGCCGCCGAAACCGCGATGCTGCGCGAGTTCGCCGGGTGGCTGCGGCCGAGCACGGTGTTCTCCAGCTACAACGGCCGCTGCTACGACGCCCCGCTGCTCAAGACCCGCTACCGTTTGGCGCGGCAGCGCTGCCCGATCACCCCGCTGGATCACGTCGACCTGCTGTTCCCGACCCGCCGCCGCTATCGCGGTACCTGGGAAAACTGCCGGCTGGCCACGATCGAACGCCAGCTGCTGCAGATCGTGCGCGAAGACGACCTGCCCGGCTCGGAAGCCCCGGCGGCGTGGTTGAACTACCTGCGCGGCGGCAGCGCGGTGAACCTGCGCCGCGTGGCCGAGCACAACCACCAGGACGTGGTGACCCTGGCGCTGTTGATGCGACGGCTGGTGGCCGAGGAACAGCGTGACCGGGAGACGTTGGCGCTGCAGGCCATTGACGCGGTGTAAAGGCCGGCCCACGGACACTGCGGGTCCTTACCGTGGGAGGACCACCACATGCGTCTGAACCTTCTGTTCGCCCTGGGCTGCGCCCTGCCGCTGGCCGCGTGCAGCCATCCCGGCAAGACGGCGGTGACGCCGGCTGACAGCCCCACCTCCACCGCGCCGCCCGCGGTGGCCGGCAGCGCCTCCCAATGCGACCCGGAAAAACTCACCGGCCTGACCGGGCAGACCGCCACCGAGGCGGTGATCCAGAAAGCGGTGAAGGACAGCGGTGCGCGCAACGCCCGCGTGCTCAAGCCGGGCATGGCGATGACGATGGATTTCCGCGAAGACCGGCTCAGCATCGAAGTGGACGCGCAGAACAGGATCGTGCGCGCCAACTGCGGGTGACCGGCTGAACCCTGCCGCGTGCTGCGACTGAAGGCGGCGGCCCGCCATCATCTGCGGGCCGCCGTGCCAGGCAGGCGGGGTCAGTCGCGCAGGCGCTTGGCCTTGCCGCTGGCCAGCGCCTGATCGATGGCCGTGCGGACCTCGCGCACGGCGCGGGCCGAGGCCAGGCTCTGCTGCTGCGCCAGACGCGCCTGTTCGCGGCCCAGTTGCGCCTGCTCGCGTGCCACCAGGGTGATCTGGCGGGCATCCACCGCCTTGGCTGTGGCGACGCGCGCCTGGCGTGCTGACTGGCTGGCGCTGGCTGACGCCGCACCCGCCTGCCGAGCGGCCTGGTTGGCCTCGGCGGCCGCATCCAGGCCGGCCTGGCGGGTGACGTGATCGGCTACCGCCTCGACATCCACCGCCGCCAGAGCATCTGCGGTGACCTGCATCGAGACGTTGGCCAACTGCTGCCCGATCACGGCTTGGCGGTCGCCCAGTTCAGCCTGTGCGTTGCCCAGCGCGGCCACGTCGGATTGGCTGCGGCTGAGCTGGCTGAGCACGGCAGGATCGCGGATCAGATAGCGCGCCTGGCCACGGCGTACCCACAGCGCCGGCGCGCTGCCGCCCACGTCGCGTCGGGCCTGCTTGAGGTCGGCGACGGACGCATCGACGAAGTTGTCGTCGCCGCCCATCAGCACGAAGGCCTGCGCGGGCTGCCGGCCGATGTCGAGCCGGCCGTGGGTGACGTAGGACATGCCGTCGTCCAGATCCTTCGGCGGCTCCGGCGCACGGGGTGCGGCAGGCGCGGCCGGCGGTTCCGGGGCCGACAGCGGTTCCGGCGCGGGAGCAGGCTCAGGCGCGGGCAGCGCCGCAGGGGCCGGTCGCGGTGCCGGTGCCGGCAGCGCTGCCGGCGGGGTGGGTGCGCTGGGCGCGACCGGTGCCTGGGGTGCGGCCGGCGGCGGCGGCGGCGCAGCCACCAGACGCAGCGGCGCCACGCCGACCACCACGAACAACGCAGTGATCGCCAACGAAGCCACGCGCGGCACGTTGCGGGTCTGCTGCAGGGTCACCAGGCGGCGCTTGAGACTGCGCAGGTTGGGCGAGGCGCTGGCCACGCCCACCGCAGGACGCGGCGCGACACCGAGCTGCACCAGCAGGCGGCCATAGTCATGGCGGCAATGGCCATGCCCGGCCACGACGGCGCCATCGCAGGCTTCTTCGCGGGCCAGCGCGTACTCGCGGGCTGCCACGTGCACCAGCGGGTGGAAGAAGAACAGATGCTGCGACACCGCCGGCAGCAGGCCCCACCACAGGTCACGGCGCTGCAGATGGATCAGCTCATGGGTCAGCGCCATGTCCAGGTCGTCGGCCGACATCGCCGGCAGCTCGCGCGCTGGCAACAGCAGCACCGGCCGCCAGGGGCCGATCAACTGCGGCGAGCGGATCTGCGCGGAGAGCTTCAGGCGCGGCGCACGGCGCAGGCCGTGGGCTTCGGCAGCCAACTGCAATGCCTGCTGCAGCCCGGCGTCGGTGCACTCGGTGGCGCTGCGCACCAGCGCGCGGCTGGCGCGGTAGCCCCGCAGGCTGTGCGCCACCATCAACAGCACGCCGGCGGCCCACAAGGCCAGCAGCAGCGAGGGCCAGGACCACGCCATCGTCGCCGTCTCGACCGCGGCCGGCGCGTAGGCGACCGGGGCCGCCTGCACGGCGGCATCGAACGCGGGCAACGCCACCGCGGGTGCCGTCATGGTGGCGGGTGCGGGCAGCACGGCCAACTCCAGCGGGCTGCTCCACACCAGGCCCAGTACCGCCTGTGCGGCCACCAGCCACCACAGGCGGCAGCGGGTGGCGGCCGGCAGCTGCGGCAGCAGGCGGCACACGCCCCACACCAGCGCCACCAGCACCGCGCTCTGCACGCTGGTCCAGCCCAGCCGCATCAACAGCTCACTCATCATCGTGTCCATGGCTCAGCCCTCCCGCTTGCGTGACTGCAACTGTGCGACCAGCGCTTCCAGCTCGGCCAGTTCCTGATCGCTGACATCCACCTTGTGCGACATGAAGGCAACGAACGGCGAGACCGAGCCCTGCAGCGTCTTCTCCACGAAGCTGGCCACGGCGCCCTGCACCACGCTGTCCTGGCCACTGGTGGTGGCATAGCGGTACACGCCGTCCACCTGCTTGCGGCTCAGGTACGACTTGGCGCGCAGGCGCTCCATCATGGTCAGCACGGTCGAGCGTGCCAGCCCGCGCGGCTCCCCGAAGCCGGTGGCGACCTCCCCGACACTGGGGCGGTCCTGTTCCGCGATGTACTGCAGCAGGGCCAGTTCCTGGTCCCCGATGGTCTTGCCGCGCATGGCGCACTCCCTATGACTACACGTGTCGCTACCGTGCCAGTGACTACAGGTGTCGTCAAGTGCCGGATGGCGCGCGCCGACGAACGGTCGTTGGGGGTGATGTCCCCCGCGCGGGGCGTTAAACCTTTCCGCCTGGGGAGACGGCTGGGCGGTATTGCAGGGAGCCCCGCAACGCCAGGTGGCCGGCATGGGCGGCGCGCGCTCGGCGTTCATTGCTTACCCCGACCAGGGGCTGGCCATCGTGGTGCTGACCAACCTGGTCGGGGCCAACCCGCAGAACTTCATTCCGCAGATCGCCGCGTTCTACGGCGCGGGTGCGCCGGTGCCGACCGTCAGCCGCGCGGCCCGCCCATCACCGGCAGGATCACGCCGCTGATGTAGCTGGCAGTAATCGGCGAGGCGAGGAACACGTACGCCGGCGAGAGCTCTTCCGGCTGCGCCGGTCGGCCCATGTCGCTGTCCTGGCCGAACTCGGCCACGTCCGGCGCCTTCTTGTCGGCGGGATTCAGCGGGGTCCAGACCGGGCCGGGCGCGACCGCATTGACGCGGATGCCGCGCAGCAGCAGCTGGCTGGCCAGCGCCTTGGTGAAGGCATGGATCGCGCCCTTGGTCGCCGAATAGTCCACCAGCGACTTGCTGCCGAACAGGCCGGTTTCCGAGCCGCTGTTGATGATGCAGGCGCCTTCGCCCAGGTGCGGCAGCACCGCGCGCGCCATCTGGATGTAACCGCCGATGTTGGTCTGCAGGGTTTCCTGCAGGTGCTCGTCCTCAAGGTCTTCAAGGCGGTCGCAATGCAGCTGGAAGGCGGCGTTGTTGACCAGGATGTCCACCCCACCGAACGCCTTGACCACCTGCTTGACCGCCTTGTTGCAGAACGCCGGGTCGCGCACGTCGCCGGCGATCACCAGGCAGCGGGCGCCTTCCTTCTCGACGTGCTCGCGGGTGATCTTGGCGTCCTTCTTTTCATCCAGGTGCAGCACGGCGACATCGGCGCCTTCGCGGGCGAACAGCACGGCCACCGCGCGGCCGATGCCCGAGTCGGCACCGGTGATGATGGCGCGCTTGCCCTTGAGCTTGCCGCTGCCTTGGTAATCCGGCGCGAGGAAGCGCGGGGCCAGCTGCATCGCGTGTTCGTTGCCGGGTT contains the following coding sequences:
- a CDS encoding BlaI/MecI/CopY family transcriptional regulator, producing MRGKTIGDQELALLQYIAEQDRPSVGEVATGFGEPRGLARSTVLTMMERLRAKSYLSRKQVDGVYRYATTSGQDSVVQGAVASFVEKTLQGSVSPFVAFMSHKVDVSDQELAELEALVAQLQSRKREG
- a CDS encoding M56 family metallopeptidase; protein product: MSELLMRLGWTSVQSAVLVALVWGVCRLLPQLPAATRCRLWWLVAAQAVLGLVWSSPLELAVLPAPATMTAPAVALPAFDAAVQAAPVAYAPAAVETATMAWSWPSLLLALWAAGVLLMVAHSLRGYRASRALVRSATECTDAGLQQALQLAAEAHGLRRAPRLKLSAQIRSPQLIGPWRPVLLLPARELPAMSADDLDMALTHELIHLQRRDLWWGLLPAVSQHLFFFHPLVHVAAREYALAREEACDGAVVAGHGHCRHDYGRLLVQLGVAPRPAVGVASASPNLRSLKRRLVTLQQTRNVPRVASLAITALFVVVGVAPLRLVAAPPPPPAAPQAPVAPSAPTPPAALPAPAPRPAPAALPAPEPAPAPEPLSAPEPPAAPAAPRAPEPPKDLDDGMSYVTHGRLDIGRQPAQAFVLMGGDDNFVDASVADLKQARRDVGGSAPALWVRRGQARYLIRDPAVLSQLSRSQSDVAALGNAQAELGDRQAVIGQQLANVSMQVTADALAAVDVEAVADHVTRQAGLDAAAEANQAARQAGAASASASQSARQARVATAKAVDARQITLVAREQAQLGREQARLAQQQSLASARAVREVRTAIDQALASGKAKRLRD
- a CDS encoding ribonuclease H-like domain-containing protein, whose translation is MSLSLDKLRLLRRQAGDATPAPARDPSIATAGRSDAGDTIATGGAAPAPLPAAANDARARTPAPASVFGWVEQEIRHKPTGEAARHTAPAAPALPAPALRKPEIGGLRRLLGLRERSLSTAHPREDAKDRHVPGEEIAPGLFLIESFVAQAIPTEPLSLAFAKREGEQVQPQDLLFFDTETTGLAGGTGTRAFMIGAADWHAHPERGDGLRIRQLLMTTMAAETAMLREFAGWLRPSTVFSSYNGRCYDAPLLKTRYRLARQRCPITPLDHVDLLFPTRRRYRGTWENCRLATIERQLLQIVREDDLPGSEAPAAWLNYLRGGSAVNLRRVAEHNHQDVVTLALLMRRLVAEEQRDRETLALQAIDAV
- a CDS encoding I78 family peptidase inhibitor is translated as MRLNLLFALGCALPLAACSHPGKTAVTPADSPTSTAPPAVAGSASQCDPEKLTGLTGQTATEAVIQKAVKDSGARNARVLKPGMAMTMDFREDRLSIEVDAQNRIVRANCG
- a CDS encoding SDR family oxidoreductase — protein: MATAKTRKTTKTPTSRKRPRPAEAAATAAEPRSRTPVVKTATRKAAATDPRAARVAARQRRLQDQEKAKDARAAKKAAKSTTKKATQAGPRRQPEKMPAEQLAKPGNEHAMQLAPRFLAPDYQGSGKLKGKRAIITGADSGIGRAVAVLFAREGADVAVLHLDEKKDAKITREHVEKEGARCLVIAGDVRDPAFCNKAVKQVVKAFGGVDILVNNAAFQLHCDRLEDLEDEHLQETLQTNIGGYIQMARAVLPHLGEGACIINSGSETGLFGSKSLVDYSATKGAIHAFTKALASQLLLRGIRVNAVAPGPVWTPLNPADKKAPDVAEFGQDSDMGRPAQPEELSPAYVFLASPITASYISGVILPVMGGPRG